The Azospirillum baldaniorum genome segment GACGGGTCACCAGCGCGAAGTCGAAACGGTCGAGCGGTCCGCAGAACATGTCCAGCATGTCGGCGGTGCGGATGCCGCCGCTGGCCGGGTCCGGCGTGTCGTAGACGAAGTCGGGCGCGCGGACGGGCTTGCCGGTTTCTCCCTGCCGGAACCAGGCGGCGAAACCGGCCTGGATCGGGTTCAGCGTCCCATGCAGCAGCAGGGTGGTCCCAGCCTCCGCCTTGGGCATCAGGGTGGTGCGGCGGTAGTGGAAGGGACGGCCGCCGTCAATCCCGGCGGCGTAGCTGGATTGCCAGTCCTCGCGGTAGACCGCCGCGGTGTAGATGCCGCCGGACTCCGGCAGGACGGTGGCGCCGGTGCGGCTGAAGGAATTGCCACGCCAGCGCAGAATGTGGTTCCACATCGCCTGCACGCCGTTGGCCGGGATGGGGAAGGGCACGCCCACCCGCGCCCCGCTCAACGCCAGGCCGTTCTCGCCCAGCTTGGCGCGCCGGGCGTTCCCGATCGTTTCGTCGTAGACGCGCTGGGGAGCGGCGGCGCTGCGGTTGCTGGGGAAGACCGGGATCTCGAAGGACGGATACTTGGTCAGCATCGCCTGCAGGCCGGCGGACAGGCGGACCTTGTAGCGGTCCAGATCCGCCGGACCCACGGTGAACCAGCGCCCATCCTCGTCGTAGGGGTCGGGCAGATGGGCGCCCGGCTTCCAGCCGTTGGGGACGCGGGTCAGCCCTCCCTTCCAGGGCGGAATGGCCCGCGTCCGGCTGGCGCCGCGCACCGCGCCGAAGGGGGTCAGCTCCTCTCCCAGGGCGGGAACCTTCTCCTGCGCGGCGATCGGGGCGGCGTAGGGGAGCACCGGCAAGGAGAGCAGCAGGCTGGAGAACTGGCGGCGGTTCATGCGCGTCTCGCGGCGTGGCGGGTCGCGGGGACGATACCCCAATCGCGCGCCGGTTCGAACGGACAAAGGGTGTTCAAGGGGCG includes the following:
- a CDS encoding DUF1329 domain-containing protein; its protein translation is MNRRQFSSLLLSLPVLPYAAPIAAQEKVPALGEELTPFGAVRGASRTRAIPPWKGGLTRVPNGWKPGAHLPDPYDEDGRWFTVGPADLDRYKVRLSAGLQAMLTKYPSFEIPVFPSNRSAAAPQRVYDETIGNARRAKLGENGLALSGARVGVPFPIPANGVQAMWNHILRWRGNSFSRTGATVLPESGGIYTAAVYREDWQSSYAAGIDGGRPFHYRRTTLMPKAEAGTTLLLHGTLNPIQAGFAAWFRQGETGKPVRAPDFVYDTPDPASGGIRTADMLDMFCGPLDRFDFALVTRREMYVPYNASRMNTPNLAPADFLWLGHPNPQFLRYEMHRVWIVEARLKSGFRHALPERTYYLDEDSWQIVMADHYDAKGDLVRYAEAHGIAYPQVPVFAPALEITYDLTGDRYVVNGLDNQLAPPDFAKPLRPEDFATDTLERKRRPW